A single window of Deltaproteobacteria bacterium DNA harbors:
- the lspA gene encoding signal peptidase II yields MILKYFPTLFGVVAASVLLLDQTSKALVSATLYMHQVVPVLDGLFNLTRVHNTGAAFGLLAGKASVLRTLFFLGVSLAAMSMVLWLARGLRAGQKIECVALALIFGGALGNVVDRLRLGEVIDFIDLHYRGLHWPAFNVADSAISTGVVILLWRLLFAKK; encoded by the coding sequence ATGATCTTGAAATATTTCCCTACACTGTTCGGCGTGGTGGCTGCGAGCGTGCTGCTGCTGGATCAGACAAGCAAGGCGCTGGTAAGTGCTACCCTGTACATGCACCAGGTGGTCCCTGTGCTGGACGGTCTGTTCAATTTGACCAGAGTCCACAATACCGGTGCTGCCTTTGGCCTGCTGGCTGGCAAGGCGTCTGTTTTGCGGACCCTTTTCTTCCTGGGGGTGTCCCTGGCTGCAATGAGCATGGTGTTGTGGCTTGCTCGGGGGCTGCGGGCCGGCCAGAAGATAGAATGTGTGGCGCTGGCACTGATTTTTGGTGGAGCGCTCGGCAATGTGGTAGACAGGTTGAGGCTGGGAGAAGTAATAGATTTTATTGACCTCCACTACCGAGGGCTTCACTGGCCAGCCTTCAATGTGGCCGATTCGGCCATCAGCACCGGAGTGGTCATTCTCCTCTGGCGCCTGCTGTTTGCCAAGAAATAA
- the ileS gene encoding isoleucine--tRNA ligase, with amino-acid sequence MDYRKTLNLPKTAFPMKANLAQREPAILQRWDAMDLYGRLREESKDRPRYVLHDGPPYANGHIHLGTALNKILKDMIVRSRQMSGFNSVYVPGWDCHGLPIEHQVEKELGARKLTMSQLELRKRCRKYAEKFIDIQREEFKRLGVVGDWQQPYLTMSYDYEATIARELGKFIVQGSVYRSKKPIYWCTSCQTALAEAEVEYHEHESPSIYVKFPLVTDLSTLVPETTGRKGYVLIWTTTPWTIPANLAIALHPDFVYSVVAIRDEFWIMAEALVEAVMAKAAVSDYEVVGRLAAREFEGCKCRHPFLERDSIIVFGSYVTLDVGTGCVHTAPGHGREDFETGVKYGLDIYSPLDDDGRFTEDVPFFAGQFVFEANQAVTDKLAQSGSLLCQESLVHSYPHCWRCRNPVIFRATEQWFISMEANGLRDKALQAIRNEVQWIPSWGEERIYGMIASRPDWCISRQRAWGVPITLFYCDECGEILATAEVLEHVAQRFAREGADIWFAEEAAALVPPGTACASCGGTSFSKEMDILDVWFDSGVSYAAVLEKREDLHSPADLYLEGSDQHRGWFHSSLLAAVGTREHAPYRAVLTHGYVVDGQGRKMSKSLGNVIVPDEVIKKYGAEILRLWVAAEDYRDDIRISAEILKRLSEAYRRIRNTCRFLLGNLYDFDPRQHAVSWESMEPLDRWALHQLQQLIRTVRGAYERFEFHKIYHAIHNFCTVDLSSFYLDVLKDRLYVSAPDSGKRRSAQTALFEVAVCLVRLMAPILAITAEEVWEHLPEFPDKKESVHLEQLPEPRAAYEDADLAEQWRRILEIRSEVNRCLEAARQQKTLGHSLDAEVTLGVSKPLRELLESQGQGLHHIFIVSKLILRDYEEVQDGTRSVDVPGLVIRVTPARAEKCSRCWIHDESVGTYPEHQGICSRCLTELQAIVQSQGG; translated from the coding sequence ATGGATTACAGAAAAACGCTCAATTTGCCGAAGACAGCTTTCCCCATGAAGGCCAATCTGGCCCAGCGAGAGCCGGCAATCTTGCAAAGGTGGGATGCCATGGACCTGTATGGCAGACTTCGAGAAGAGAGCAAGGACAGGCCCCGCTACGTCCTGCACGACGGCCCCCCCTATGCCAATGGCCACATCCACCTTGGCACTGCTCTCAACAAGATTCTCAAGGACATGATTGTGCGCTCCCGACAAATGTCTGGCTTCAACAGCGTCTATGTGCCGGGGTGGGACTGCCACGGCCTGCCCATAGAACACCAGGTGGAGAAAGAGCTGGGTGCGCGCAAACTGACGATGAGCCAGCTCGAATTGCGCAAACGCTGCCGCAAGTATGCCGAGAAGTTCATCGACATTCAAAGGGAAGAATTCAAACGACTGGGAGTGGTGGGAGACTGGCAGCAGCCATATCTGACAATGTCCTATGACTATGAGGCAACCATTGCCCGAGAGCTGGGCAAATTCATCGTGCAGGGAAGCGTCTACCGCAGCAAGAAACCCATTTACTGGTGCACCTCCTGCCAGACAGCCCTCGCTGAAGCAGAAGTAGAATATCATGAACACGAGTCACCATCCATCTATGTGAAATTCCCACTGGTTACCGACCTGAGCACCCTGGTGCCGGAGACCACCGGCAGGAAAGGCTACGTGCTCATCTGGACCACCACTCCCTGGACTATTCCGGCCAACCTGGCCATAGCCCTGCATCCGGATTTCGTCTATAGCGTGGTGGCCATCCGGGATGAATTCTGGATCATGGCAGAGGCGCTTGTAGAGGCAGTCATGGCAAAGGCCGCAGTATCCGACTATGAAGTCGTGGGCCGTCTTGCTGCCAGGGAGTTCGAGGGATGCAAGTGCCGGCATCCTTTCCTGGAGCGTGATTCCATCATTGTTTTTGGCTCATATGTGACCCTGGATGTTGGCACCGGCTGCGTGCACACTGCTCCGGGCCACGGCAGAGAGGACTTCGAAACCGGCGTCAAATACGGTCTGGATATTTACTCACCGCTCGATGACGATGGTCGTTTCACCGAGGATGTGCCATTTTTTGCGGGGCAATTCGTCTTTGAGGCCAATCAGGCAGTGACCGACAAACTTGCTCAGAGCGGCAGCCTTCTCTGCCAGGAGAGCCTGGTCCATTCCTACCCACACTGCTGGCGCTGTCGGAATCCGGTAATTTTCCGCGCTACTGAACAGTGGTTCATCAGCATGGAAGCAAATGGGCTCAGGGACAAGGCCCTGCAGGCCATCAGAAACGAGGTCCAGTGGATACCGAGCTGGGGTGAGGAGCGCATCTACGGCATGATCGCCAGCCGCCCGGACTGGTGTATTTCCAGACAGCGGGCCTGGGGGGTTCCCATCACCCTCTTTTATTGTGATGAATGCGGCGAGATCCTGGCTACTGCCGAGGTCCTGGAACATGTGGCCCAGCGGTTCGCCCGGGAAGGGGCTGACATCTGGTTTGCCGAAGAAGCCGCAGCCCTTGTGCCGCCAGGGACTGCCTGCGCCAGTTGCGGCGGCACCAGTTTCTCGAAAGAAATGGACATCCTGGACGTCTGGTTCGACTCCGGGGTGAGCTATGCAGCAGTGCTGGAGAAGAGAGAGGACCTGCACTCACCAGCTGATCTCTATCTGGAGGGCAGCGATCAACACCGGGGCTGGTTTCACAGTTCTCTTCTTGCTGCAGTAGGAACCCGAGAACATGCTCCATACAGGGCGGTCTTGACTCACGGCTACGTGGTGGACGGCCAGGGCCGCAAGATGTCCAAGTCGCTGGGGAACGTTATTGTGCCAGATGAAGTCATCAAGAAATATGGTGCCGAGATTCTCAGGCTCTGGGTGGCAGCTGAAGACTATCGCGATGACATTCGCATCTCTGCTGAGATCCTCAAGAGACTGTCAGAGGCCTATCGCCGCATTCGCAACACCTGCAGATTTCTCCTGGGCAACCTCTATGACTTTGACCCCCGGCAGCACGCCGTGTCCTGGGAATCCATGGAGCCTCTGGACCGCTGGGCCCTGCATCAGCTGCAACAGCTGATTCGCACAGTCCGTGGTGCTTACGAGCGCTTCGAATTTCACAAGATATATCACGCCATTCATAACTTTTGCACGGTGGATCTCAGTTCTTTTTATCTCGATGTGCTGAAAGACAGGCTGTATGTTTCTGCGCCCGACTCTGGCAAGCGGCGTTCAGCCCAGACCGCTCTGTTCGAAGTGGCAGTCTGCCTGGTGCGCCTCATGGCACCCATTCTGGCAATTACTGCAGAGGAAGTCTGGGAGCACTTGCCTGAATTTCCAGACAAGAAAGAGAGCGTACATCTGGAGCAGCTTCCCGAACCCCGGGCCGCATACGAAGACGCCGACCTGGCAGAACAGTGGCGTCGTATTCTGGAGATTCGCTCAGAAGTGAATCGCTGTCTGGAGGCTGCCAGACAACAGAAGACCCTGGGGCATTCCCTGGATGCCGAGGTGACCCTGGGGGTTAGCAAACCGCTCAGGGAACTGCTCGAGAGTCAGGGCCAGGGCTTGCACCACATTTTCATCGTGTCCAAGTTGATACTCAGAGACTATGAAGAGGTGCAAGATGGGACCCGGTCGGTGGATGTGCCCGGCCTGGTCATCAGAGTGACTCCGGCCAGGGCGGAGAAATGCAGCCGCTGCTGGATCCATGATGAGAGTGTTGGCACATATCCCGAACATCAGGGAATATGCAGCCGCTGCCTGACAGAGCTGCAGGCTATTGTGCAGAGTCAAGGTGGATGA
- a CDS encoding phytoene/squalene synthase family protein encodes MTQVHDSRDMQQSEFYSREDMLLGVSRSFALTIPELPARLRDVVGNAYLLCRIVDTIEDEANLSIDQKRFFFQQFNGVLHNKASAREFASALYPLLGSKTLPPEKELIRCAPRVVKETHSFSPRQQRALKRCVSIMSAGMARFQEIKNCNGLENLSELNSYCYHVAGVVGEMLTELFCAYSPEIDRQRQRLLSLAPSFGQGLQMTNILKDVWDDRRGGACWLPKDVFLHFGFDLADLCESEHQKAFGNGVAELIGIACYHLQQALNYTLLIPRHETGIRRFCAWAVGMAIFTLRNINNKRSYTSGQEVKITRSTLRRIILATNLGIKSNSVLQLLFRLSTKNLPEPTLLPFMTGDGRLEKDAVSLSQ; translated from the coding sequence ATGACACAGGTGCATGACAGCAGAGATATGCAGCAAAGTGAATTCTACTCCCGGGAGGACATGCTGCTCGGTGTGTCTCGCTCTTTTGCCCTCACCATTCCAGAGTTGCCTGCAAGACTGCGAGACGTTGTGGGCAATGCCTATCTGCTCTGCCGTATTGTGGACACCATTGAGGACGAGGCAAATCTGAGCATCGACCAGAAGCGCTTCTTTTTCCAGCAGTTCAACGGCGTGCTCCACAACAAGGCGTCGGCTCGGGAGTTCGCTTCGGCTCTCTACCCTCTGCTCGGCAGCAAGACCCTGCCCCCCGAGAAAGAGCTGATCCGCTGCGCCCCTCGTGTTGTCAAGGAGACGCACAGTTTCTCGCCCCGCCAGCAGAGAGCACTCAAGCGCTGCGTCAGCATAATGTCAGCTGGCATGGCCAGGTTCCAGGAAATAAAAAACTGTAACGGCCTCGAGAACCTCTCCGAGCTCAACAGTTACTGTTATCATGTGGCGGGTGTGGTTGGCGAGATGCTCACAGAACTTTTCTGCGCCTACTCGCCAGAGATCGACCGTCAGCGCCAGCGGCTTCTGAGTCTGGCGCCATCTTTTGGCCAGGGACTCCAGATGACAAATATTCTCAAAGATGTCTGGGATGACAGGCGCGGAGGAGCCTGCTGGCTGCCAAAGGATGTGTTCTTGCATTTCGGCTTTGATCTGGCTGATCTTTGCGAGTCCGAGCACCAGAAGGCTTTTGGCAATGGAGTGGCGGAATTGATTGGCATTGCTTGCTACCATCTCCAGCAGGCGTTGAACTACACCCTGCTCATACCCAGACACGAAACAGGCATACGCCGCTTCTGCGCCTGGGCCGTGGGCATGGCGATTTTTACCCTGCGAAATATAAACAACAAGAGGAGCTACACCAGCGGCCAGGAGGTGAAAATCACTCGCAGTACCCTCAGACGGATCATACTGGCCACAAATCTGGGGATCAAGAGCAACTCTGTGCTGCAGTTGCTTTTCAGACTGAGCACGAAAAATCTGCCCGAGCCCACTCTTCTACCTTTCATGACAGGAGATGGCCGCCTGGAAAAAGACGCTGTCTCTCTTTCCCAGTGA
- the groEL gene encoding chaperonin GroEL (60 kDa chaperone family; promotes refolding of misfolded polypeptides especially under stressful conditions; forms two stacked rings of heptamers to form a barrel-shaped 14mer; ends can be capped by GroES; misfolded proteins enter the barrel where they are refolded when GroES binds; many bacteria have multiple copies of the groEL gene which are active under different environmental conditions; the B.japonicum protein in this cluster is expressed constitutively; in Rhodobacter, Corynebacterium and Rhizobium this protein is essential for growth), producing KRSLEEPVRQIANNAGYEGSVVVERLKGEQGAFGFNAEAEEYEDLTAAGVIDPTKVVRFALQNAASVASLLLTTEAMVAEKPEEKEQMPAMPPGGGGMGGMNGMM from the coding sequence AAGCGGTCCCTGGAGGAGCCGGTGCGGCAGATTGCCAACAATGCTGGTTATGAGGGTTCTGTGGTAGTGGAGCGGCTCAAGGGCGAGCAGGGAGCCTTTGGCTTCAATGCGGAGGCCGAGGAATATGAGGATCTGACCGCCGCAGGGGTGATCGATCCCACCAAGGTGGTGCGTTTTGCCCTGCAGAATGCGGCGAGCGTCGCCTCGCTGCTGCTCACCACCGAGGCCATGGTGGCGGAAAAACCTGAAGAAAAAGAACAGATGCCAGCAATGCCCCCAGGAGGAGGCGGCATGGGTGGTATGAACGGCATGATGTAG